The DNA window TGCAGCTTCGCAAGGTGCTTCCGCCTCTCCCGGCAGCCTGCCCCGGCGCTTCCTCAAGGCCACCGAGCTCGATACACGCATGCTGGGCATGCTGGCGGCGCTCGCCGCCATCTGGATCGGCTTTCACTTCTTTTCCGGCGGACTGTTCCTGACACCGCGCAATCTGTGGAACCTGTCGGTCCAATCGGCTTCGGTGGCCATCATGTCCACGGGCATGGTGCTTGTCATCGTGACGCGCAACATCGACCTGTCGGTCGGCTCGCTGCTCGGTTTCGTCGGCATGATCATGGGCGTGACACAGGCGGAGATCCTGCCGGACTGGCTGGGTTTCGGCCATCCGGCCATCTGGATCGTCACCCTTCTGGTCGGCATTCTGCTTGGAGCGCTGATTGGCGCACTGCATGGCTATATCATCGCCTATATGGGCGTTCCGGCCTTCATCGTGACGCTCGGCGGGCTCCTCGTCTGGCGCGGAGCTGCCTGGTGGGTCACCAGCGGGCGCACGGTGGCGCCGATGGACGCAACGTTCCGTCTGATGGGCGGCGGCCCCGACGGCGCCATCGGGGCCTTCTGGAGCTGGGTCGTGGGCGTTGTCGCCTGCGCCGCTGTCGTGCTCATGCTTGTGCAGGGCCGCAGGCAGCGGCGGAAGTTCAACTTTCCGCTGCGGCCGCTCTGGGCGGAGGGGTTCCTGGCCACCGTGGGATGCGCGCTGATCCTGGGTGCGGTCGCCGTCGCCAATTCATATCCGTGGCCGACCGGTATCGTGCGGCGCTACGCCGAGCAACACAACATAACCCTTCCCGAAGGCGGGCTGTTCATCGCGCACGGCATCGCCATTCCCGTGCTGATCGCAATCGGCGTGGGCGTGGTCATGACCTTCCTGACCAACCGCACCCGCTTCGGCCGCTATGTCTTCGCCATCGGCGGCAATCCTGAAGCGGCCGAACTCGCCGGCATCAACACGCGCTGGGTGGTGATGAAGATTTTCATGCTCATGGGCATGCTCGCCTCGATCTCGGCGGGCATCTCCACAGCGCGGCTCAATGCGGCGACCAATGCTATGGGCACGCTCGACGAGCTTCTCGTGATCGCTGCCGCAGTCATCGGCGGCACGTCGCTCGGCGGCGGCGTCGGCACCATCGCCGGCGCCATGATCGGTGCCGTTCTCATGCAGTCGCTCGCCTCCGGCATGATCCTGCTCGGGGTCGATACGCCGCTGCAGAATATCGTCGTCGGAGCCGTGCTTGTCGTCGCGGTGTGGCTCGACACGGTCTATCGCAAGCGTGTGCAGTAGGAGGGCGCCATGGCAGACAAGGCACCGCTGGTGGAGATGAAGAACATCTCCATCGCGTTCGGCGGCATCCACGCCGTCGAGGATGTTTCGGTCGATCTTCACGAAAAAGA is part of the Chelativorans sp. AA-79 genome and encodes:
- a CDS encoding sugar ABC transporter permease, with protein sequence MADVTSSAASQGASASPGSLPRRFLKATELDTRMLGMLAALAAIWIGFHFFSGGLFLTPRNLWNLSVQSASVAIMSTGMVLVIVTRNIDLSVGSLLGFVGMIMGVTQAEILPDWLGFGHPAIWIVTLLVGILLGALIGALHGYIIAYMGVPAFIVTLGGLLVWRGAAWWVTSGRTVAPMDATFRLMGGGPDGAIGAFWSWVVGVVACAAVVLMLVQGRRQRRKFNFPLRPLWAEGFLATVGCALILGAVAVANSYPWPTGIVRRYAEQHNITLPEGGLFIAHGIAIPVLIAIGVGVVMTFLTNRTRFGRYVFAIGGNPEAAELAGINTRWVVMKIFMLMGMLASISAGISTARLNAATNAMGTLDELLVIAAAVIGGTSLGGGVGTIAGAMIGAVLMQSLASGMILLGVDTPLQNIVVGAVLVVAVWLDTVYRKRVQ